In Labilibaculum sp. DW002, one DNA window encodes the following:
- a CDS encoding carbohydrate kinase family protein, producing the protein MDIKNQKIISVGEMLWDMLPTGPKPGGAPMNVALQLNNIGLDVQFASRIGNDEQGLKLKCFLEESGMNTDLIQLDTDLPTSEVLVHLDDKNNAKYEICEPVAWDHLEYPEQLSTKVKESGIVIFGTLGSRNKKAKQTILNVLDSDCLKIIDVNLRPPFDQKEDVELLLGKADIAKLNDEELIQISGWYGKTSKNEEDLISWFSEQYQCSMVCVTKGAKGAVLFTNNQFFKHLGYKVAAVDAVGAGDAFLAGFLSALLQNKSPEEALNFGSATGAFVASKEGATPKYDMSEVLRIMNQS; encoded by the coding sequence ATGGACATTAAAAATCAAAAAATTATAAGTGTCGGTGAAATGTTATGGGATATGCTACCCACTGGTCCTAAGCCAGGTGGCGCACCTATGAATGTGGCGTTGCAATTAAATAATATTGGGCTAGATGTTCAATTCGCAAGTAGAATTGGGAATGATGAACAAGGTTTAAAACTAAAGTGTTTTTTGGAAGAATCAGGAATGAATACAGATTTGATTCAGCTTGACACAGATTTGCCAACAAGTGAAGTGTTGGTGCATTTGGACGATAAAAATAATGCGAAATATGAGATTTGTGAACCTGTAGCATGGGATCATTTAGAATATCCTGAGCAATTGTCTACTAAAGTAAAAGAATCAGGAATAGTCATATTTGGGACTTTAGGTTCTAGAAATAAGAAAGCAAAACAAACAATATTGAATGTGTTGGATTCAGATTGTTTAAAAATAATTGATGTAAATCTCCGTCCTCCTTTCGATCAGAAAGAAGATGTCGAATTATTGCTTGGCAAAGCTGACATCGCAAAACTGAACGATGAGGAGTTGATCCAGATATCGGGATGGTACGGAAAGACCTCCAAAAATGAAGAAGACTTGATTAGTTGGTTCTCAGAACAGTACCAATGTTCTATGGTTTGTGTGACCAAAGGCGCTAAGGGTGCTGTTCTGTTTACAAATAATCAATTTTTTAAGCATTTAGGTTATAAGGTTGCTGCAGTTGATGCTGTAGGAGCTGGTGATGCATTTTTAGCTGGTTTCCTATCAGCTTTATTACAAAATAAATCACCAGAGGAAGCATTGAATTTTGGCTCAGCAACTGGGGCGTTTGTTGCCTCTAAAGAGGGAGCCACACCAAAGTATGATATGAGTGAAGTTTTACGAATTATGAATCAATCCTAA
- a CDS encoding sugar porter family MFS transporter, with product MKKRNTYVFTCALIAALGGLLFGFDTAVISGAEKSIQEMFGLDGFWHGFTVAIALIGTIVGAMTAGKPADKFGRKKVLLVIAAIYGITALVTAMTSDWTIFVTFRFIGGIGVGASSVIGPMYIAEIAPAHLRGRLVGMFQLNVVSGILLAFFSNYLISSIVETESWRWMLGVQAIPSAIFFFLLFYIPASPRLLVLKGKSVEALGLLKRLASLNPEKELKEIEESMIEDSNSGNANLFSKAYRFPVLLAILIAIFNQLSGINAIMYYAPRIFEMTGFGKDDALLQSVVIGATNFIFTLLAMTVIDKIGRKKLLLIGSTGMVFFLGLVAKTLFEGSTANILVVAYLVGFIACFAFSQGAVIWVFISEIFPNKVRAKGQALGSFTHWIMAAMVSWMFPAIAESGVNGGGVAFTIFSVAMMVQLIVVFKFFPETKGKSLEQIQKELKRA from the coding sequence ATGAAGAAGAGAAATACCTATGTATTTACATGTGCTTTAATTGCAGCCTTGGGCGGATTACTATTTGGTTTCGATACGGCAGTAATATCGGGAGCTGAGAAATCGATTCAAGAGATGTTCGGATTGGATGGATTTTGGCATGGTTTTACTGTTGCGATAGCATTGATAGGAACAATCGTGGGAGCAATGACCGCAGGAAAGCCTGCTGATAAATTTGGTAGAAAAAAGGTTCTGCTTGTAATAGCAGCCATATATGGAATTACGGCATTAGTTACAGCTATGACAAGTGACTGGACTATTTTTGTCACGTTCCGTTTTATTGGCGGAATAGGCGTTGGAGCATCATCGGTTATCGGACCTATGTATATTGCAGAAATTGCACCTGCTCATTTAAGAGGAAGACTAGTTGGTATGTTTCAGCTTAATGTTGTAAGTGGTATTTTATTAGCCTTCTTTTCCAATTACCTTATTTCTTCAATTGTTGAAACGGAATCTTGGCGTTGGATGTTAGGAGTTCAAGCAATTCCATCTGCTATATTCTTCTTCTTGTTATTTTATATTCCAGCTTCACCACGTCTATTGGTACTGAAAGGCAAGTCAGTGGAAGCTTTAGGTTTACTGAAGAGGCTAGCCTCATTAAACCCAGAAAAGGAATTGAAGGAAATAGAAGAATCAATGATCGAGGATAGTAATTCTGGGAATGCAAATCTTTTTTCCAAAGCATATCGTTTTCCTGTATTACTGGCAATTTTAATTGCAATTTTTAATCAGTTGTCTGGAATCAACGCAATCATGTATTATGCACCTCGAATATTTGAAATGACAGGTTTTGGCAAAGATGATGCTTTACTTCAATCTGTAGTGATTGGAGCAACAAATTTTATTTTTACATTATTAGCAATGACTGTTATCGATAAAATTGGGCGTAAAAAATTATTGCTTATTGGATCAACTGGAATGGTGTTTTTCCTTGGTTTGGTTGCAAAAACATTATTTGAGGGATCAACAGCTAATATACTTGTAGTAGCTTATTTGGTCGGATTTATTGCATGTTTTGCTTTTTCCCAAGGTGCTGTAATTTGGGTATTTATTTCCGAAATTTTCCCAAATAAAGTAAGAGCAAAAGGTCAGGCCTTAGGTAGTTTTACGCATTGGATAATGGCCGCAATGGTATCTTGGATGTTTCCTGCAATTGCAGAAAGTGGAGTGAATGGCGGAGGTGTCGCTTTTACAATATTCTCTGTGGCTATGATGGTGCAGTTGATTGTAGTATTCAAGTTCTTCCCTGAAACCAAAGGTAAATCATTGGAACAAATCCAAAAGGAATTAAAACGGGCTTAA
- a CDS encoding DUF4269 domain-containing protein, whose product MNIYFSGSIRGGQQDTELYKELIDYLKQLGTVLTEHIGSKTIDTSISDQEIHDRDLQWVFESDIIVAEVTVPSLGVGYEIGRAIEMNKPIICLYRSINGKSTSAMIRGCSNLKCFEYKNIDDAKLILKEQFKTINMDWKDISYLKEGSPVQTKAHKCLKELNIFDLLKEYNPVLTGTIPLGISTKSSDLDIACRYFDADRFENYLEMHYGRQTNFTVEQKEKAGYWIVVAKFIYQEFKVEIYGALFPVASQNSYRHLQIEHRILELLGDKFKQQVVKLKQEGLKTEPAFAQLLEIEGDPYQQLLKLETATDSEIITMWNA is encoded by the coding sequence ATGAACATCTACTTTTCGGGATCAATCCGTGGCGGCCAACAAGATACAGAACTGTACAAAGAATTAATTGATTACCTAAAACAACTTGGTACCGTTTTAACAGAGCATATTGGCTCCAAAACAATCGATACAAGTATAAGCGATCAGGAAATTCACGATCGTGATTTACAATGGGTATTTGAATCTGATATTATTGTTGCAGAAGTTACTGTTCCTTCTTTGGGTGTTGGTTACGAAATAGGGCGTGCCATAGAAATGAACAAACCAATAATTTGTTTGTATCGTAGTATTAATGGTAAAAGTACTTCTGCCATGATTCGTGGCTGCTCAAACCTTAAATGCTTTGAATACAAAAATATTGATGATGCCAAATTGATTCTAAAAGAACAATTTAAAACGATAAACATGGACTGGAAAGATATTTCTTACCTAAAAGAAGGATCTCCTGTTCAAACAAAGGCACACAAATGTCTAAAAGAGCTTAATATATTTGATTTATTAAAAGAATATAATCCTGTATTAACAGGAACTATTCCGCTTGGAATCTCAACTAAATCAAGCGATTTAGATATTGCTTGTCGCTATTTCGATGCCGACAGATTTGAAAATTATTTAGAAATGCATTATGGCCGACAAACCAATTTCACAGTAGAACAAAAGGAAAAAGCAGGATATTGGATCGTTGTTGCAAAATTTATTTATCAAGAATTTAAAGTCGAAATATACGGAGCTCTCTTCCCTGTTGCAAGCCAGAACTCCTACCGCCATTTACAAATAGAGCATCGAATTTTAGAATTGCTAGGTGATAAGTTCAAACAACAGGTTGTAAAATTAAAACAAGAAGGGCTGAAAACAGAACCAGCTTTTGCTCAATTATTAGAAATAGAAGGTGATCCATATCAACAATTATTAAAATTAGAAACAGCAACAGATTCGGAGATTATTACAATGTGGAACGCATAA
- a CDS encoding two-CW domain-containing protein, whose protein sequence is MGALNCWEYYKCGREEGGINALELGVCPASTDNNNHGINGGESSGRYCWTIKGTLCNEKIQGELADKLLNCINCGFFKLVNYEEGREFVLIEKKTLNK, encoded by the coding sequence ATGGGAGCTTTAAATTGTTGGGAGTACTATAAGTGTGGGAGAGAAGAAGGCGGAATTAATGCCTTAGAATTAGGAGTGTGCCCTGCAAGTACAGATAATAATAATCATGGCATTAATGGTGGTGAATCATCTGGCAGATATTGCTGGACTATTAAAGGAACCTTATGCAATGAAAAAATTCAAGGAGAATTAGCTGACAAATTACTTAACTGTATTAACTGTGGTTTCTTCAAATTAGTAAACTATGAAGAAGGTAGAGAGTTTGTTCTCATTGAAAAAAAAACATTAAATAAATAG
- a CDS encoding MFS transporter, whose protein sequence is MGNTNNTQGVTNIRLIKWLTYMMFLMFAMTTDAVGVIIPEVMKTFDLSMTAAGLLHYGPMTAIALAGIFLGFLADKLGRKKTIILGLLLFVINSYLFIIGNAFAFFLTLMVISGAAIGIFKTGALALIGDITSSTKEHTSTMNAVEGFFGVGAIIGPFIVSYFLTQGVDWKWLYVVAASLCVVLILIAVKVKYPETMKKSEEPINVKRSLAMVKDPYAFGFSMGAFLYVSVEAAIYVWMPTLIQGYDGSLLFIATYALPIFFILRAGGRFLGAWMMSRFNWAVVLSLFSFAILICFLGSMLFGIEATVFLLPLSGLFMSVIYPTINSKGISCFPKSSHGAVAGVILFFTAAGAAIGPLAMGAISDAFGSDAKYGFMLATVFAVMLFAGTIYNLIVDPTKKRLQELDKSEYDILEN, encoded by the coding sequence ATGGGAAATACGAATAATACGCAAGGTGTTACAAATATAAGATTGATTAAGTGGCTGACATACATGATGTTTTTGATGTTTGCCATGACCACCGATGCAGTTGGAGTTATTATTCCGGAAGTAATGAAGACTTTCGATTTAAGTATGACAGCTGCCGGGTTGTTACATTATGGTCCGATGACAGCAATCGCTTTGGCTGGAATTTTCTTAGGGTTTTTAGCAGATAAATTAGGGCGAAAGAAAACAATTATACTTGGCTTGCTTCTTTTTGTTATTAATTCTTATCTGTTTATTATTGGAAATGCTTTTGCATTTTTCTTAACTCTAATGGTAATTTCGGGAGCAGCAATTGGAATATTTAAAACTGGTGCCTTGGCTCTAATTGGAGATATTACTTCTTCAACAAAAGAACATACTTCTACCATGAATGCTGTTGAAGGATTTTTTGGTGTTGGTGCTATTATCGGACCATTTATTGTAAGTTACTTTTTAACTCAAGGAGTAGATTGGAAATGGCTTTATGTGGTAGCGGCAAGTTTATGTGTTGTTCTGATTTTAATTGCAGTTAAGGTTAAATACCCCGAAACAATGAAAAAATCGGAAGAACCAATCAATGTTAAGCGAAGTTTAGCAATGGTAAAGGATCCTTATGCTTTTGGTTTTTCTATGGGAGCTTTCCTTTATGTTTCGGTAGAGGCTGCCATTTATGTTTGGATGCCAACTTTGATTCAGGGATACGATGGTAGCTTGCTGTTTATTGCCACTTATGCTTTGCCAATTTTCTTTATTTTGAGAGCAGGAGGAAGGTTTTTAGGAGCATGGATGATGTCTCGATTTAATTGGGCTGTAGTATTGAGTTTGTTTAGTTTTGCGATTTTGATCTGTTTTTTGGGAAGCATGCTATTCGGAATAGAAGCAACTGTATTTTTATTGCCACTTTCCGGTCTATTTATGTCTGTTATTTATCCGACCATCAATTCGAAAGGAATTAGTTGTTTTCCAAAATCCAGCCATGGAGCAGTCGCGGGAGTGATTTTGTTTTTTACAGCAGCCGGCGCAGCAATTGGCCCATTGGCTATGGGAGCAATAAGTGATGCATTTGGTAGCGATGCAAAGTATGGATTTATGCTTGCTACTGTATTTGCGGTGATGCTTTTTGCAGGAACAATTTATAATTTGATTGTAGACCCAACCAAAAAGAGGTTACAGGAATTGGATAAAAGTGAGTATGATATTTTAGAAAATTAA
- a CDS encoding uridine kinase family protein, which produces MPKEYQRILKNRVMKGDVIVLEEHHIRVAGIIAPCLVEEIKSKGKRYTITVSGESGSGKSETGKAIADELEKEGIKSVLLGQDDYFVLPPKSNDAKRREDPEWLGPHVEVKMDLMDQNLQDAIDGKNQIVKPLIDYHQNSVENEIINLEGIQVVIAEGTYTALLKNVDTKVFIARNRIDTLEHRQKRNRGKEVGDPFIEQVLVTEHKIIAGHKQLADFVITKDYELEVK; this is translated from the coding sequence ATGCCTAAAGAATATCAAAGAATACTTAAAAATAGAGTTATGAAGGGTGATGTTATTGTATTGGAAGAACACCATATAAGGGTTGCTGGAATTATAGCTCCTTGTTTGGTAGAGGAAATTAAAAGCAAGGGAAAAAGATATACAATTACTGTATCTGGCGAATCGGGAAGTGGAAAATCAGAAACAGGAAAAGCCATTGCCGATGAGTTGGAGAAGGAGGGAATAAAATCAGTATTACTAGGGCAGGATGATTATTTTGTTCTTCCTCCAAAATCCAATGATGCAAAAAGAAGAGAAGATCCGGAATGGTTAGGGCCTCATGTTGAGGTTAAAATGGATTTAATGGATCAAAATTTACAGGATGCTATTGATGGCAAAAATCAGATTGTAAAACCTTTGATTGATTATCACCAAAATAGTGTTGAAAATGAAATCATTAATCTGGAAGGAATTCAGGTTGTGATTGCTGAAGGAACTTATACTGCTTTGTTGAAAAATGTAGATACAAAAGTTTTTATTGCTCGCAACAGAATTGATACACTAGAGCACAGACAGAAGAGAAACAGAGGAAAAGAGGTTGGCGATCCGTTTATAGAACAAGTGTTGGTTACCGAGCATAAAATAATCGCTGGTCATAAGCAATTGGCAGATTTTGTAATCACAAAAGATTATGAATTAGAAGTGAAATAA